In the genome of Candidatus Nanopelagicales bacterium, one region contains:
- a CDS encoding SOS response-associated peptidase, with the protein MCGRYAASRDPAVLVEEFEVASPPEEVLAPDYNVAPTKKVYVVRDRRRDDREPVRELDVARWGLVPSWAKDPSIGSRMINARMETVAEKPAFRRAFARRRCLVPADGYYEWYTPEGGPAGRSGKPLKQPFFIHPRDGGVLAMAGLYEFWRDPTRDEDDPASWLMTATILTTTAEDGLGRIHDRMPLLVPRERWAAWLDPEAAVGDGAGELLVPAAPGLLDAYPVSTRVNNVRNNGPDLLDPLPPDDAERAVQEVLS; encoded by the coding sequence GTGTGCGGGAGGTACGCCGCCAGCAGGGACCCGGCCGTGCTCGTGGAGGAGTTCGAGGTCGCGTCCCCGCCGGAGGAGGTGTTGGCGCCGGACTACAACGTGGCGCCGACCAAGAAGGTGTACGTGGTGCGCGACCGGCGCCGGGACGACCGGGAGCCGGTGCGCGAGCTCGACGTGGCCCGGTGGGGGCTGGTCCCGTCCTGGGCGAAGGACCCCTCCATCGGCTCGCGGATGATCAACGCCCGGATGGAGACGGTGGCGGAGAAGCCGGCGTTCCGGCGGGCCTTCGCCCGGCGTCGCTGCCTGGTCCCCGCGGACGGCTACTACGAGTGGTACACCCCCGAGGGCGGTCCGGCCGGGCGGTCGGGGAAGCCGCTGAAGCAGCCGTTCTTCATCCACCCCCGCGACGGCGGCGTGCTGGCGATGGCCGGCCTGTACGAGTTCTGGCGGGACCCGACCCGCGACGAGGACGACCCGGCGTCGTGGCTGATGACGGCCACCATCCTGACGACCACCGCCGAGGACGGGTTGGGGCGCATCCACGACCGGATGCCGCTACTGGTGCCCCGGGAGCGCTGGGCGGCCTGGCTGGACCCGGAGGCCGCGGTGGGCGATGGGGCGGGCGAGCTGCTGGTGCCGGCCGCGCCGGGCCTGCTCGACGCCTACCCGGTGTCGACCCGCGTCAACAACGTACGGAACAACGGCCCGGACCTGCTCGACCCGCTGCCGCCGGACGATGCGGAGCGCGCGGTGCAGGAGGTGCTCTCGTGA
- a CDS encoding alpha/beta family hydrolase, which yields MSRPPRDVPDRTDPPDEGDVPDVEATRPLAVAEAPPGEPAPQEPVVREVETSVGTARVHITPPAYGVPRATLVLGHGAGGGTDSADLAALVAALPADGVEVVLVEQPWRVAGKRVAERPPRLDAAWTEVLTDLRRHGYAARRLVVGGRSAGARVACRTAATVRPDAVLCLAFPLHPPGRRGASRLDELAEATAVAPVVVVQGARDAFGGPDEVAGAALELGVSVLTVAVPYADHSFKVPARAPVTQAETLQVVVSAARQLALGARSDG from the coding sequence GTGAGCCGCCCCCCGCGGGACGTCCCGGACCGCACGGACCCGCCGGACGAGGGCGACGTCCCGGACGTGGAGGCCACCCGCCCGCTGGCGGTCGCCGAGGCTCCTCCGGGCGAACCCGCTCCGCAGGAGCCGGTCGTGCGGGAGGTCGAGACGTCCGTGGGCACGGCGCGGGTGCACATCACGCCGCCGGCGTACGGCGTGCCGCGAGCCACGCTGGTGCTCGGCCACGGCGCCGGCGGGGGGACCGACTCCGCCGACCTGGCCGCGCTCGTGGCCGCCCTCCCCGCCGACGGGGTGGAGGTCGTGCTGGTCGAGCAGCCGTGGCGGGTGGCCGGCAAGCGGGTGGCGGAGCGGCCGCCCCGGCTGGACGCCGCGTGGACCGAGGTCCTCACCGACCTGCGCAGGCACGGGTACGCGGCCCGCCGCCTGGTGGTGGGCGGGCGCAGCGCGGGGGCTCGGGTGGCCTGCCGGACGGCCGCGACGGTCCGGCCGGACGCGGTGCTGTGCCTGGCGTTCCCACTGCACCCGCCGGGCCGGCGCGGGGCCTCGCGCCTGGACGAGCTGGCCGAGGCGACCGCGGTGGCCCCGGTCGTGGTGGTCCAGGGGGCGCGAGACGCGTTCGGGGGGCCGGACGAGGTCGCCGGGGCGGCGCTGGAGCTCGGCGTGTCCGTGCTGACGGTGGCGGTGCCGTACGCCGACCACTCGTTCAAGGTGCCCGCCCGCGCACCGGTCACCCAGGCCGAGACGCTGCAGGTGGTCGTGTCCGCGGCCCGCCAACTGGCGCTGGGAGCCCGGTCCGACGGCTGA
- the aroA gene encoding 3-phosphoshikimate 1-carboxyvinyltransferase, with translation MGSADHLWPAPTADGPVDADVRLPGSKSVTNRALILASLADGPSTVSAALRARDTRLMVRGLRALGVGVERLGDAGDPSGSSADWRVTPGPLKGPAHVDCGLAGTVMRFLPPVAGLAKGDIRFDGDPRARVRPMGAIVTALEAVGVPIDDDGRGTLPFTVRGKGRVAGGRADVDASASSQFVSALLLSGARFDQGVEVRHKGSAIPSMPHIGMTVSMLRESGVEVAESADDPTKARWTVSPSRIRAVDRTVEPDLSNAAPFLAAAMVTGGRVLVRDWPKQTTQAGDALRGLFSEMGGEVSLGKKGLTVQGPDRVRGIDVDLHDVGELAPVLAAVCALADSPSRLRGIAHLRGHETDRLEAIVAQINALGGDVSEKSDGVRIKPKPLRGGVFATYDDHRMATAAAVLGLVVPGILVQDVGTTAKTLPSFPALWTQMLGIPEVREVKGA, from the coding sequence GTGGGTTCGGCAGACCATCTGTGGCCCGCGCCGACCGCGGACGGGCCGGTCGACGCGGACGTGCGCCTCCCCGGCTCGAAGTCCGTCACCAACCGGGCACTGATCCTGGCCTCGCTGGCCGACGGTCCCTCCACCGTCTCCGCGGCGCTGCGCGCGCGCGACACCCGGCTGATGGTGCGCGGCCTGCGTGCACTCGGCGTCGGCGTGGAGCGTCTGGGCGACGCCGGTGACCCCTCGGGCAGCAGCGCCGACTGGCGGGTGACCCCGGGGCCGCTGAAGGGCCCCGCGCACGTGGACTGCGGGCTCGCCGGCACGGTGATGCGGTTCCTCCCCCCGGTCGCCGGCCTGGCCAAGGGCGACATCCGGTTCGACGGGGACCCGCGCGCCCGGGTGCGGCCGATGGGCGCCATCGTCACCGCGCTCGAGGCGGTCGGGGTCCCGATCGACGACGACGGCCGCGGCACGCTGCCCTTCACGGTGCGCGGCAAGGGCCGCGTCGCCGGAGGTCGGGCGGACGTCGACGCGTCGGCGTCCAGCCAGTTCGTGTCCGCGCTGCTGCTGTCCGGTGCGCGTTTCGACCAGGGCGTGGAGGTCCGGCACAAAGGCTCGGCCATCCCGTCCATGCCGCACATCGGCATGACCGTCTCGATGCTGCGCGAGTCCGGCGTGGAGGTCGCCGAGTCCGCGGACGACCCCACCAAGGCCCGGTGGACGGTGTCCCCGTCCCGGATCCGCGCGGTCGACCGCACCGTGGAGCCTGACCTGTCCAACGCCGCCCCGTTCCTCGCCGCCGCGATGGTCACCGGCGGCCGGGTCCTGGTCCGCGACTGGCCCAAGCAGACGACCCAGGCGGGTGACGCGCTGCGCGGCCTGTTCTCCGAGATGGGCGGCGAAGTCTCCCTGGGCAAGAAGGGCCTGACGGTGCAGGGCCCGGACCGGGTGCGCGGCATCGACGTCGACCTGCACGACGTGGGCGAGCTGGCCCCCGTGCTGGCCGCTGTGTGCGCCCTGGCCGACTCCCCGTCCCGGCTGCGCGGCATCGCGCACCTGCGCGGCCACGAGACCGACCGCCTCGAGGCGATCGTGGCCCAGATCAACGCGCTCGGCGGCGACGTCTCGGAGAAGTCCGACGGCGTACGAATCAAGCCGAAACCCTTGCGGGGCGGCGTGTTCGCGACGTACGACGACCACCGGATGGCGACCGCCGCGGCGGTGCTCGGCCTGGTCGTCCCCGGCATCCTGGTCCAGGACGTCGGTACGACCGCCAAGACGCTGCCCAGCTTCCCCGCACTGTGGACCCAGATGCTCGGCATCCCCGAGGTCCGCGAGGTCAAGGGCGCGTGA
- the rsgA gene encoding ribosome small subunit-dependent GTPase A — translation MTRRRRDLDEDDVRVRPGRGKSRPRSKERPAYDDAQEGFVVGVDRGRFSVLLGDPRADTDPDASPTLVTAVKARELGRKGVVVGDRVRVVGDVSGDTDALARLVRVDDRVTVLRRTADDTDPVERVVVANADQLAIVTALADPEPRPRLIDRTLVAAYDAGLRPLLVLTKSDLADPEPMLEAYRGLDVDTVVLGRGADIGPLRDRLHDRVTVLVGHSGVGKSTLVNALVPGADRSTGRVNAVTGRGRHTSTSAVALPLPGGGWIVDTPGIRSFGLAHVDPDRVIHAFPELGAGTDGCPRACTHDEPDCALDAWVAEGHAGPGGPARLESLRRVLRSLGSGPEAGPESGATQA, via the coding sequence GTGACGCGTAGGCGTCGCGACCTCGACGAGGACGACGTCCGGGTCCGCCCCGGCCGCGGCAAGTCCCGGCCTCGCTCCAAGGAGCGGCCCGCGTACGACGACGCGCAGGAGGGCTTCGTCGTCGGCGTCGACCGCGGCCGGTTCTCGGTCCTGCTGGGCGACCCCCGCGCGGACACCGACCCGGATGCATCGCCCACGCTGGTCACGGCAGTGAAGGCGCGCGAGCTCGGCCGCAAGGGCGTGGTGGTCGGCGACCGGGTGCGCGTGGTGGGCGACGTCAGTGGCGACACCGACGCGCTGGCCCGGCTGGTGCGGGTCGACGACCGGGTCACCGTGCTGCGCCGCACGGCCGACGACACCGACCCGGTCGAGCGGGTGGTGGTCGCCAACGCCGACCAGCTCGCCATCGTCACCGCGCTGGCCGACCCGGAGCCCCGCCCGCGGCTGATCGACCGGACGCTGGTCGCGGCGTACGACGCGGGCCTGCGGCCGCTGCTGGTGCTCACCAAGTCGGACCTGGCCGACCCGGAACCGATGCTGGAGGCCTACCGCGGGCTGGACGTGGACACGGTGGTCCTCGGACGGGGCGCGGACATCGGCCCGTTGCGCGACCGGTTGCACGACCGGGTGACCGTGCTGGTCGGGCACTCCGGCGTGGGGAAGTCGACCCTGGTCAATGCCCTGGTGCCCGGTGCGGACCGGTCGACCGGCCGGGTCAACGCGGTCACCGGCCGCGGCCGGCACACCTCCACGTCCGCGGTCGCGCTCCCCCTGCCCGGGGGCGGCTGGATCGTCGACACCCCGGGCATCCGGTCCTTCGGCCTGGCGCACGTCGACCCGGACCGGGTGATCCACGCGTTCCCCGAGCTCGGCGCGGGCACCGACGGGTGCCCTCGCGCCTGCACGCACGACGAGCCGGACTGCGCACTGGACGCCTGGGTGGCGGAGGGGCATGCCGGCCCGGGCGGACCGGCCCGGCTGGAGTC